From Candidatus Palauibacter soopunensis, a single genomic window includes:
- a CDS encoding NmrA family NAD(P)-binding protein: protein MADVLCVGGTGTVGSRVAEGLVARGVSVRCLTRSADRDGTSDEGVEFVRGDLEQPDTLGPALEGVSRMHLLTALHPREAQLGIAAVDAAAAAGVERIVFHSAHRAHAAPHIPHFASKMEILAALEASGVPWATIEPNHYFQNDLWLRRSLEAGIYPAPLGGVGLHRVDVRDIADATVNALLDDGHEGIRHPVVGPELLTGADVVRTWSERLDCEIEYAGDDLDAWEARAGRHLPDWLVRDLRAMSEHFLSDGLIATEEDFATMSHVLGHAPRVFEDFVRETVAAWSDGGA from the coding sequence ATGGCGGATGTGCTCTGCGTAGGCGGGACGGGGACCGTCGGGAGTCGGGTCGCCGAGGGCCTGGTGGCCCGCGGCGTATCCGTCCGGTGCCTGACGCGCTCGGCGGACCGGGACGGGACGTCCGACGAAGGGGTCGAATTCGTGCGGGGCGACCTGGAGCAGCCCGACACGCTCGGGCCGGCGCTCGAGGGCGTGTCGCGCATGCACCTCCTCACGGCGCTCCACCCGCGCGAGGCGCAACTCGGCATCGCGGCGGTCGATGCGGCCGCGGCGGCCGGCGTCGAGCGGATCGTCTTCCATTCCGCGCACCGCGCGCACGCGGCGCCTCACATCCCCCACTTCGCGAGCAAGATGGAGATCCTGGCCGCGCTCGAAGCTTCCGGCGTGCCGTGGGCGACGATCGAGCCGAACCACTATTTCCAGAACGACCTGTGGCTGCGGCGGTCGCTCGAAGCCGGGATCTATCCCGCGCCGCTCGGGGGCGTGGGGCTGCACCGGGTCGATGTCCGCGACATCGCCGACGCCACCGTGAACGCGCTCCTCGACGATGGCCACGAGGGGATCCGGCATCCCGTGGTCGGGCCCGAACTCCTGACTGGCGCCGATGTCGTCCGCACGTGGAGCGAACGTCTCGACTGCGAGATCGAGTACGCGGGTGACGACCTCGACGCGTGGGAGGCGCGCGCGGGCCGACACCTGCCGGACTGGCTCGTGCGGGACCTGCGGGCCATGTCGGAGCACTTCCTGTCCGACGGGCTCATCGCCACGGAGGAAGACTTCGCGACGATGAGCCACGTGCTGGGGCACGCGCCGCGCGTGTTCGAGGATTTCGTGCGGGAGACGGTCGCGGCATGGTCCGACGGAGGCGCATGA